The following are encoded in a window of Streptomyces sp. Go-475 genomic DNA:
- a CDS encoding carboxyl transferase domain-containing protein, with amino-acid sequence MHEAPELTSAADPASEAFRANEEAHRTLVAELRAKLAAAAQGGGEKARARHTARGKLLPRDRVDTLLDPGSPFLELAPLAADGMYEGQAPAAGVIAGIGRVSGRETVIIANDATVKGGTYYPMTVKKHLRAQEVALDNRLPCVYLVDSGGAFLPMQDEVFPDRDHFGRIFYNQARMSGAGIPQIAAVLGSCTAGGAYVPAMSDEAVIVRNQGTIFLGGPPLVKAATGEVVTAEELGGGEVHSRVSGVTDHLAENDAHALRIVRTIVSTLPARGALPWEVTESIEPKVDPHGLYGAVPVDSRTPYDVREIIARVVDGSRFAEFKSEFGQTLVTGFARIHGHPVGIVANNGILFAESAQKGAHFIELCDQRGIPLVFLQNISGFMVGKDYEAGGIAKHGAKMVTAVACTRVPKLTVVVGGSYGAGNYSMCGRAYSPRFLWMWPNAKISVMGGEQAASVLATVKRDQLEARGESWPAEEEDAFKAPIRAQYERQGNAYYATARLWDDGVIDPLDTRQVLGLALTACANAPLGDPQFGVFRM; translated from the coding sequence ATGCACGAGGCACCGGAGCTCACGAGCGCGGCAGACCCCGCGTCGGAGGCCTTTCGGGCCAACGAGGAGGCGCACCGCACCCTCGTGGCGGAGCTGCGCGCCAAGCTGGCCGCGGCCGCCCAGGGCGGCGGCGAGAAGGCCCGCGCCCGCCACACCGCGCGCGGCAAGCTGCTCCCCCGCGACCGCGTCGACACCCTCCTCGACCCCGGCTCGCCCTTCCTGGAGCTGGCCCCGCTCGCGGCCGACGGGATGTACGAGGGCCAGGCCCCGGCCGCCGGCGTCATCGCCGGCATCGGCCGGGTCAGCGGCCGCGAGACGGTGATCATCGCCAACGACGCCACGGTCAAGGGCGGCACGTACTACCCGATGACGGTCAAGAAGCACCTCCGCGCCCAGGAGGTCGCCCTCGACAACCGCCTCCCCTGCGTCTACCTGGTGGATTCCGGCGGCGCCTTCCTGCCCATGCAGGACGAGGTCTTCCCGGACCGGGACCACTTCGGCCGGATCTTCTACAACCAGGCCCGCATGTCCGGCGCCGGCATCCCCCAGATCGCCGCGGTCCTCGGCTCGTGCACGGCCGGCGGCGCGTACGTCCCGGCGATGAGCGACGAGGCGGTGATCGTCCGCAACCAGGGCACGATCTTCCTCGGCGGCCCGCCCCTGGTGAAGGCGGCCACGGGCGAGGTCGTCACGGCGGAGGAGCTGGGCGGCGGCGAGGTCCACTCCCGCGTCTCGGGCGTCACGGACCACCTCGCGGAGAACGACGCCCACGCGCTCCGCATCGTCCGTACGATCGTCTCCACCCTGCCCGCGCGCGGGGCGCTCCCCTGGGAGGTCACGGAGTCGATCGAGCCCAAGGTCGACCCGCACGGCCTCTACGGCGCGGTCCCGGTCGACTCCCGCACCCCGTACGACGTGCGCGAGATCATCGCCCGGGTCGTCGACGGCTCCCGCTTCGCCGAGTTCAAGTCCGAGTTCGGCCAGACCCTGGTCACCGGCTTCGCCCGGATCCACGGGCATCCGGTGGGCATCGTCGCCAACAACGGCATCCTGTTCGCCGAGTCCGCCCAGAAGGGCGCCCACTTCATCGAGCTGTGCGACCAGCGCGGCATCCCGCTGGTCTTCCTGCAGAACATCTCGGGCTTCATGGTGGGCAAGGACTACGAGGCGGGCGGCATCGCCAAGCACGGCGCCAAGATGGTCACGGCCGTGGCCTGCACCCGCGTACCGAAGCTCACGGTCGTGGTCGGCGGCTCGTACGGCGCGGGCAACTACTCCATGTGCGGCAGGGCGTACTCCCCCCGCTTCCTGTGGATGTGGCCGAACGCCAAGATCTCGGTCATGGGCGGCGAGCAGGCCGCCTCGGTCCTCGCCACGGTCAAGCGGGACCAGCTGGAGGCCCGCGGCGAGTCCTGGCCCGCGGAGGAGGAGGACGCCTTCAAAGCCCCGATCCGCGCCCAGTACGAGCGCCAGGGCAACGCCTACTACGCGACGGCCCGCCTCTGGGACGACGGTGTGATCGACCCGCTGGACACCCGCCAGGTCCTGGGCCTGGCCCTGACCGCGTGCGCCAACGCGCCCCTGGGTGACCCCCAGTTCGGCGTCTTCCGGATGTGA
- a CDS encoding hydroxymethylglutaryl-CoA lyase, which yields MTVPGLPMAVPAGNLPTRVRIHEVGARDGLQNEQATVPTQVKAEFIRRLADAGLTTIEATSFVHPEWVPQLADAEQLFPLVGDLPVALPVLVPNERGLDRALALGARRVAVFASATESFAKANLNRTVGEALAMFEPVVARAKADDVHVRGYLSMCFGDPWEGPVPIPQVVKVCRALMDLGCDELSLGDTIGVATPGHVVALLAALDEAGIPPSALGVHFHDTYGQALANTLTALQQGVTTVDASAGGLGGCPYAKSATGNLATEDLVWMLRGLGIDTGIDLGRLVATSTWMAAHLGRPSPSRTVRALSHEDTEEH from the coding sequence ATGACAGTCCCAGGGCTCCCCATGGCCGTCCCGGCCGGGAACCTCCCCACCCGGGTCCGCATCCACGAGGTGGGCGCGCGCGACGGCCTGCAGAACGAGCAGGCGACGGTCCCCACGCAGGTCAAGGCGGAGTTCATCCGCCGCCTGGCCGATGCCGGCCTGACGACGATCGAGGCGACGAGCTTCGTCCACCCCGAGTGGGTCCCCCAACTGGCCGACGCGGAGCAGCTGTTCCCGCTCGTCGGCGACCTCCCGGTGGCGCTCCCGGTCCTCGTCCCGAACGAGCGGGGCCTGGACCGCGCCCTGGCGCTCGGCGCCCGCCGGGTGGCGGTCTTCGCCAGCGCCACGGAGTCCTTCGCCAAGGCCAACCTCAACCGCACGGTGGGCGAGGCCCTGGCGATGTTCGAGCCGGTGGTGGCCCGGGCGAAGGCGGACGACGTGCACGTCCGCGGGTATCTCTCCATGTGCTTCGGCGACCCCTGGGAGGGCCCGGTCCCGATTCCGCAGGTGGTGAAGGTGTGCCGGGCCCTGATGGACCTGGGCTGCGACGAACTGAGCCTGGGCGACACGATCGGCGTGGCGACCCCGGGCCACGTGGTGGCGCTCCTCGCGGCCCTCGACGAGGCGGGGATCCCGCCGTCCGCCCTCGGCGTCCACTTCCACGACACCTACGGCCAGGCCCTCGCCAACACGCTGACCGCGCTCCAGCAGGGCGTGACCACGGTCGACGCCTCCGCGGGCGGCCTGGGCGGCTGCCCCTACGCGAAGTCGGCGACCGGCAACCTCGCCACCGAAGACCTCGTGTGGATGCTGCGGGGCCTCGGCATCGACACCGGCATCGACCTCGGCCGCCTCGTCGCCACGAGCACGTGGATGGCCGCCCACCTGGGCCGGCCCAGCCCGTCCCGCACCGTCCGAGCCCTGTCCCACGAGGACACCGAGGAGCACTGA
- a CDS encoding glycosyltransferase family 2 protein, whose amino-acid sequence MTLAGPAVSVVIAAYNAMPYLTRCVISVAEQSIGRDAVEILAVDDGSTDGTGEELDRLAREYPGLLRVFHQANSGGPSAPRNTGLDHARGRFVFFLDADDYLGPEALERMVAMAEENGTDIVLGKMVGVGGRGAPTSMFRRNQPRTDVFSSRVYWTLNPMKLFRRELLERLELRFPTDLKIGEDQLFVGPAYLHADGISVLADYDCLFWVEREDSGNITLRTGGTEPRLRFLPRVVDLLLEQVPPGPGRDHLAHRHLTVEVRQLLDHLVHEPRPEQEKALARLAETIAPLWHEGLDDRLSAMARLRLHLVRHTMLDELLELVRFERELGRSGVATPVLVDRGRAYARYPYLRDPSRSVPDSCYDVTRQLGVRHRVTRAELRGTVLHLAGHGYLHRVATDDVSTELVLRERDSSQEHRLPVTPTETPGLGEAEDKGRYRYERAGFEASVDITTAGGGSPLPDGLWDISLAIGAQGISREVRIGSKRDAGVSGAAATHIVRHGEETRAVTLYTTKPHGNFTLDIGERKHKVLPQLSLRDPRWAPGAATELEFAGRCALASFPDGALAVHLEDGRGGTAVFPARPASQAGGDFVVRVPVTGLPAGLWRGRLRLGPWALELPPPPANLAPAGWRRRGLPWYAKPVRDGQAGFALRVARTDLVRAVKRRLMS is encoded by the coding sequence ATGACGTTGGCCGGCCCTGCCGTTTCCGTGGTGATCGCTGCTTACAACGCGATGCCTTATCTCACCCGTTGCGTCATATCCGTCGCCGAGCAGAGCATCGGTCGGGACGCGGTGGAAATCCTCGCCGTCGACGACGGTTCGACCGACGGGACGGGTGAGGAACTCGACCGGCTCGCGCGGGAGTACCCGGGGCTGCTGCGCGTCTTCCACCAGGCGAATTCCGGCGGCCCCTCGGCGCCCCGGAACACGGGGCTCGACCACGCCCGGGGCAGGTTCGTCTTCTTCCTCGACGCCGACGACTACCTGGGCCCCGAGGCCCTGGAACGCATGGTCGCCATGGCCGAGGAGAACGGCACCGACATCGTGCTCGGCAAGATGGTGGGGGTCGGCGGACGCGGGGCGCCCACCTCGATGTTCCGGCGCAACCAGCCGCGCACCGACGTCTTCTCGTCCCGGGTGTACTGGACCCTCAACCCCATGAAGCTGTTCCGCCGCGAGCTTCTGGAGCGGCTGGAACTGCGCTTCCCGACGGATCTGAAAATAGGCGAGGACCAGCTTTTCGTCGGCCCGGCCTATCTGCACGCGGACGGCATATCCGTACTCGCCGACTACGACTGCCTGTTCTGGGTGGAGCGCGAGGACAGCGGCAACATCACGCTGCGGACGGGCGGCACCGAACCCCGTCTGCGCTTCCTGCCGCGCGTCGTCGACCTGCTCCTGGAGCAGGTGCCGCCCGGCCCCGGCCGCGACCACCTGGCCCACCGCCATCTGACCGTCGAGGTGCGGCAGCTCCTCGACCACCTGGTGCACGAGCCCCGCCCCGAGCAGGAGAAGGCCCTGGCCCGGCTCGCCGAGACCATCGCCCCGCTGTGGCACGAGGGTCTGGACGACCGGCTGTCGGCGATGGCCCGGCTGCGGCTGCACCTCGTCCGCCACACCATGCTGGACGAGTTGCTCGAACTGGTCCGCTTCGAGCGCGAGCTGGGCAGAAGCGGCGTCGCCACCCCCGTCCTCGTCGACCGGGGCCGCGCCTACGCCCGCTACCCCTACCTGCGCGACCCGTCCCGCTCCGTCCCCGACTCCTGCTACGACGTGACCCGCCAGCTCGGGGTGCGCCACCGCGTCACCCGCGCCGAACTGCGCGGAACCGTGCTGCACCTGGCCGGGCACGGCTACCTGCACCGGGTGGCCACCGACGACGTCTCCACCGAACTCGTGCTGCGCGAACGGGACAGCAGCCAGGAGCACCGGCTGCCCGTCACCCCCACCGAGACGCCCGGACTCGGCGAGGCGGAGGACAAGGGGCGGTACCGCTACGAGAGGGCCGGTTTCGAAGCGTCCGTCGACATCACGACCGCTGGTGGCGGATCGCCCCTCCCCGACGGGCTCTGGGACATCTCCCTGGCGATCGGCGCCCAGGGCATCTCCCGCGAGGTGCGCATCGGCAGCAAACGGGACGCCGGGGTCTCCGGGGCGGCGGCGACCCACATCGTGCGCCACGGCGAGGAGACCCGCGCGGTCACGCTCTACACCACCAAACCGCACGGCAACTTCACGCTCGACATCGGCGAACGCAAGCACAAGGTGCTGCCGCAGCTGAGCCTGCGCGACCCGCGGTGGGCACCGGGCGCGGCCACGGAGCTGGAGTTCGCCGGCCGATGCGCCCTCGCCTCCTTCCCGGACGGCGCTCTCGCCGTCCACCTGGAGGACGGCCGGGGCGGCACCGCCGTCTTCCCGGCCCGCCCGGCCTCACAGGCCGGTGGCGACTTCGTCGTACGGGTGCCGGTGACCGGGTTGCCGGCCGGGCTGTGGCGGGGCCGACTGCGGCTCGGGCCCTGGGCCTTGGAGCTGCCGCCGCCCCCCGCGAACCTCGCCCCCGCCGGGTGGCGCCGCCGCGGCCTCCCCTGGTACGCGAAGCCCGTCCGGGACGGGCAGGCGGGGTTCGCGCTGCGGGTAGCCCGTACGGACCTGGTCCGGGCCGTGAAGCGCCGCCTCATGTCATAG
- a CDS encoding TetR/AcrR family transcriptional regulator, whose amino-acid sequence MATRTDAPTRREQILKEAARLFAERGFHGVGVDEIGAAVGISGPGLYRHFAGKDAMLAELLVGISGQLLTGAKRRVAEADGGAGAEAVLDSLIEGHIDFALDDRPLITLHDRELDRLRDSDRKMVRQLQRQYVELWVGVVREVYPGLGEPAARSAVHSVFGLLNSTPHLGRAGSLPGRGATAELLHRMARGAFAAAGG is encoded by the coding sequence ATGGCCACGAGAACCGACGCCCCCACCCGACGCGAGCAGATCCTGAAGGAGGCCGCCCGGCTCTTCGCCGAGCGGGGCTTCCACGGGGTCGGAGTCGACGAGATAGGCGCCGCGGTCGGGATCAGCGGGCCCGGGCTGTACCGGCACTTCGCGGGCAAGGACGCGATGCTCGCGGAGCTGCTGGTGGGGATCAGCGGGCAGTTGCTGACCGGGGCGAAGCGGCGGGTTGCGGAGGCGGACGGGGGTGCGGGGGCGGAGGCGGTCCTCGACTCGCTGATCGAGGGGCATATCGACTTCGCGCTCGACGACCGGCCTCTGATCACCCTGCACGACCGGGAGCTGGATCGCCTCCGGGACAGCGACCGGAAGATGGTGCGGCAGCTGCAGCGGCAGTACGTGGAGCTGTGGGTGGGGGTGGTGCGGGAGGTGTACCCGGGGCTGGGGGAGCCGGCGGCTCGGTCCGCCGTGCACTCGGTGTTCGGGCTGCTGAACTCCACGCCGCATCTGGGGCGGGCCGGGTCGTTGCCCGGGCGGGGGGCCACGGCGGAGTTGCTGCATCGGATGGCTCGGGGGGCGTTCGCGGCGGCGGGGGGCTGA
- a CDS encoding acyl-CoA dehydrogenase family protein produces MDYRLSPELEELRRTVEEFAHEVVAPKIGDFYERHEFPYEIVREMGRMGLFGLPFPEEYGGMGGDYLALGVALEELARVDSSVAITLEAGVSLGAMPIYRYGTEDQKREWLPRLCSGEVLGAFGLTEPDGGSDAGATRTTARPDASTNEWVINGTKCFITNSGTDITGLVTVTAVTGRTPDGKPQISSIIVPSGTPGFTVAAPYSKVGWNASDTRELSFTDVRVPAANLLGEEGRGYAQFLRILDEGRIAIAALATGLAQGCVDESVKYAKERHAFGKPIAANQAIQFKIADMEMKAHTARLAWRDAAARLVAGEPFKKEAALAKLHSSTIAVDNAREATQIHGGYGFMNEYPVARMWRDSKILEIGEGTSEVQRMLIARELGLVG; encoded by the coding sequence ATGGACTACCGTCTCTCCCCCGAGCTGGAGGAACTCCGCCGCACGGTCGAGGAGTTCGCACACGAGGTGGTGGCGCCGAAGATCGGCGACTTCTACGAGCGGCACGAGTTCCCGTACGAGATCGTCCGGGAGATGGGCCGCATGGGCCTGTTCGGCCTGCCGTTCCCCGAGGAGTACGGCGGCATGGGCGGCGACTACCTGGCCCTCGGCGTGGCCCTGGAGGAACTGGCGCGGGTGGACTCCTCGGTCGCCATCACGCTCGAAGCCGGCGTCTCCCTCGGCGCGATGCCCATCTACCGCTACGGCACGGAAGACCAGAAGCGGGAGTGGCTCCCCCGCCTCTGCTCCGGCGAGGTCCTGGGCGCGTTCGGTCTGACGGAACCGGACGGCGGCAGCGACGCGGGCGCGACGCGCACGACGGCCCGTCCGGACGCGTCGACGAACGAGTGGGTCATCAACGGCACGAAGTGCTTCATCACCAACTCGGGCACGGACATCACGGGCCTGGTCACGGTCACGGCGGTCACCGGCCGCACCCCGGACGGCAAGCCCCAGATCTCCTCGATCATCGTCCCGTCCGGCACGCCCGGCTTCACGGTCGCGGCCCCCTACTCGAAGGTCGGCTGGAACGCCTCGGACACCCGCGAGCTGTCCTTCACGGACGTCCGCGTCCCGGCGGCGAACCTCCTGGGCGAGGAGGGCCGCGGCTACGCCCAGTTCCTGCGCATCCTCGACGAGGGCCGCATCGCGATCGCCGCCCTGGCGACGGGACTCGCCCAGGGCTGCGTCGACGAGTCGGTCAAGTACGCCAAGGAACGGCACGCCTTCGGCAAGCCGATCGCCGCGAACCAGGCGATCCAGTTCAAGATCGCCGACATGGAGATGAAGGCCCACACGGCCCGTCTGGCCTGGCGCGACGCGGCGGCCCGCCTGGTCGCCGGTGAACCCTTCAAGAAGGAGGCGGCCCTGGCCAAGCTCCACTCCTCCACCATCGCCGTCGACAACGCCCGGGAAGCCACCCAGATCCACGGCGGCTACGGCTTCATGAACGAGTACCCGGTCGCCCGCATGTGGCGCGACTCCAAGATCCTGGAGATCGGCGAGGGCACGAGCGAGGTCCAGCGGATGCTGATCGCCCGGGAGTTGGGGCTCGTGGGCTGA
- a CDS encoding acyl-CoA thioesterase II — protein MSQALQDLLDLLDLEQIEEDIFRGRSRSAVVPRVFGGQVAAQALVAAGRTVPEDRPAHSLHAYFLRPGDPGAPIVYTVDRIRDGRSFTTRRVVAVQHGKPIFHLSASFQVDEDGLDHQEPMPASPDPATLPTGEERLRGYGHLDPVVVEKFLEARAAVDLRYVDEPPYGKFGEPREPHSQVWFRTNGKLADDPLLHVVLATYVSDMTLLDSVLLAHGRGGWAVGDVVGASLDHAMWFHRPFRADEWLLYDQESPSAYGGRGLGQARIYTQDGRLAITVIQEGVVRVPREPGAS, from the coding sequence ATGAGCCAGGCACTTCAGGACCTCCTCGATCTGCTCGACCTGGAGCAGATCGAGGAGGACATATTCCGCGGCCGGTCCCGGTCCGCCGTCGTCCCCCGGGTCTTCGGCGGGCAGGTCGCGGCGCAGGCGCTCGTCGCCGCCGGGCGGACGGTCCCCGAGGACCGGCCCGCGCACTCCCTCCACGCGTACTTCCTGCGCCCCGGCGACCCGGGCGCGCCCATCGTCTACACCGTCGACCGCATCCGCGACGGCCGCTCCTTCACCACCCGCCGGGTGGTCGCCGTCCAGCACGGCAAGCCGATCTTCCATCTGTCGGCGTCGTTCCAGGTGGACGAGGACGGGCTGGACCACCAGGAGCCGATGCCCGCCTCGCCCGACCCGGCGACCCTGCCGACCGGGGAGGAGCGGCTGCGGGGGTACGGCCATCTCGACCCGGTCGTGGTGGAGAAGTTCCTGGAGGCGCGGGCCGCCGTCGATCTGCGGTACGTCGACGAGCCGCCGTACGGGAAGTTCGGCGAGCCGCGCGAGCCGCACTCGCAGGTGTGGTTCCGCACCAACGGCAAGCTGGCCGACGACCCGCTGCTGCACGTCGTCCTCGCCACGTACGTCTCCGACATGACGCTGCTGGACTCCGTGCTGCTCGCGCACGGGCGGGGCGGCTGGGCCGTCGGGGACGTCGTCGGGGCCTCGCTGGACCACGCGATGTGGTTCCACCGGCCGTTCCGCGCGGACGAGTGGCTGCTGTACGACCAGGAGTCCCCGTCCGCGTACGGCGGCCGGGGACTGGGGCAGGCGCGGATCTACACGCAGGACGGCCGGCTGGCCATCACCGTCATCCAGGAGGGCGTGGTCCGCGTCCCGCGCGAGCCGGGCGCTAGCTGA
- a CDS encoding acyl-CoA dehydrogenase family protein, with protein sequence MRRTVFNEDHEAFRETLRAFIEAEVVPVYDEWFAAGQAPRDFYYKLGELGIFGINVPEEYGGAGLDSHKFEAVLYEETARAGVQFGGSGVHVLLALPYIKMLATDEQKKRYLPKFVTGEEMWAIAMTEPGTGSDLAGMKSTAKLSEDGTHYVLNGAKTFITGGVHADRVIVCARTSPPTAEDRRHGISLFAVDTKSEGYSVGRKLDKLGLKTSDTAELAFVDVKVPVEDLLGEENKGFYYLGHNLASERWGIAFGAYAQAKAAVRFAKQYVQERTVFGKPVAHFQNTKFELAACQAEVDAAEAVADRATEALDAGELTPAEAASAKLFCTEVAHRVIDRCLQLHGGYGYMNEYPIARLYADNRVNRIYGGTSEIMKSIIAKDMGL encoded by the coding sequence GTGCGCCGTACGGTGTTCAATGAGGATCACGAGGCGTTCCGGGAGACCCTTCGCGCCTTCATCGAGGCCGAGGTCGTGCCGGTGTACGACGAGTGGTTCGCGGCGGGCCAGGCGCCCCGCGACTTCTACTACAAGCTCGGTGAGCTGGGCATCTTCGGGATCAACGTGCCGGAGGAGTACGGCGGCGCGGGCCTGGACAGCCACAAGTTCGAGGCCGTGCTGTACGAGGAGACCGCTCGCGCCGGCGTCCAGTTCGGCGGCTCCGGCGTGCACGTGCTGCTCGCCCTGCCCTACATCAAGATGCTGGCGACGGACGAGCAGAAGAAGCGGTACCTGCCGAAGTTCGTCACCGGCGAGGAGATGTGGGCCATCGCGATGACGGAGCCGGGCACCGGTTCCGACCTCGCGGGCATGAAGTCCACCGCCAAGCTGAGCGAGGACGGCACGCACTACGTCCTCAACGGCGCCAAGACGTTCATCACCGGCGGCGTGCACGCCGACCGCGTGATCGTCTGCGCCCGCACCTCCCCGCCCACCGCCGAGGACCGCCGCCACGGCATCTCCCTCTTCGCCGTCGACACCAAGTCCGAGGGCTACTCCGTCGGCCGCAAGCTCGACAAGCTCGGCCTGAAGACCTCCGACACGGCCGAGCTGGCGTTCGTCGACGTCAAGGTGCCCGTCGAGGACCTCCTCGGCGAGGAGAACAAGGGCTTCTACTACCTCGGCCACAACCTGGCCTCCGAGCGCTGGGGCATCGCCTTCGGCGCCTACGCGCAGGCCAAGGCCGCCGTCCGGTTCGCCAAGCAGTACGTGCAGGAGCGCACCGTCTTCGGCAAGCCCGTCGCGCACTTCCAGAACACCAAGTTCGAGCTGGCCGCCTGCCAGGCCGAGGTGGACGCCGCCGAGGCCGTCGCGGACCGCGCGACCGAGGCCCTCGACGCCGGTGAGCTCACCCCCGCCGAGGCCGCCTCCGCGAAGCTGTTCTGCACCGAGGTCGCCCACCGCGTCATCGACCGCTGCCTCCAGCTGCACGGCGGCTACGGCTACATGAACGAGTACCCGATCGCCCGCCTGTACGCGGACAACCGCGTCAACCGCATCTACGGCGGCACCAGCGAGATCATGAAGTCGATCATCGCGAAGGACATGGGGCTGTAG
- a CDS encoding acetyl/propionyl/methylcrotonyl-CoA carboxylase subunit alpha, which yields MFETVLVANRGEIAVRVIRTLRSMGVRSVAVFSDADADARHVREADTAVRIGPAPASESYLSAERLLEAAARTGAQAVHPGYGFLAENAAFARACAEAGLVFIGPPADAIALMGDKIRAKETVREAGVPVVPGGRDPELAEAARELGAPVLLKPSAGGGGKGMRLVRDLTRLEDEIASARREARASFGDDTLLVERWIDRPRHIEIQVLADGHGNVVHLGERECSLQRRHQKIIEEAPSVLLDEETRSAMGEAAVQAARSCGYRGAGTVEFIVPGNDPSSYYFMEMNTRLQVEHPVTELVTGLDLVEWQLRVAAGEPLGFAQEDVRLTGHAVEARICAEDPARGFLPSGGTVLRLREPQGDGVRTDSGLTEGTEVGSLYDPMLSKVIAYGPDRATALRKLRAALAETVTLGVQTNAGFLRRLLAHPAVVSGDMDTGLVEREVEDLVPTDVPEEVYEAAAAVRLEALKPEPGGWTDPFSVPSGWRLGGARRPPAFHLRVQDPLEYTPRGTATVTDDRVAVTLDGVRHTFHRAADWLGRDGDAWHVRDHDPVAASLTRAGQAGADSLTAPMPGTVTVVKVAVGDEVSAGQGLLVVEAMKMEHVISAPHAGKVTELDVAPGSTVAMDQVLAVIAPNEEAAE from the coding sequence ATGTTCGAGACAGTGCTGGTGGCCAACCGGGGCGAGATCGCCGTACGCGTCATCCGGACGCTGCGGTCGATGGGCGTGCGCTCGGTGGCCGTCTTCTCCGACGCGGACGCCGACGCCCGGCACGTCCGCGAGGCGGACACGGCGGTGCGGATCGGCCCGGCCCCGGCGTCCGAGAGCTACCTGTCGGCGGAGCGCCTGCTGGAGGCGGCGGCCCGCACGGGCGCGCAGGCGGTCCACCCGGGCTACGGCTTCCTCGCCGAGAACGCCGCCTTCGCGCGCGCCTGCGCCGAGGCCGGCCTGGTCTTCATCGGCCCTCCGGCGGACGCGATCGCCCTGATGGGCGACAAGATCCGCGCCAAGGAGACGGTCCGGGAGGCCGGGGTGCCGGTGGTGCCCGGCGGCCGGGACCCGGAGCTGGCCGAGGCGGCCCGCGAGCTGGGCGCCCCGGTGCTGCTGAAGCCCAGCGCGGGCGGCGGCGGCAAGGGCATGCGCCTGGTGCGGGACCTGACCCGGCTGGAGGACGAGATCGCCTCGGCCCGCCGCGAGGCCCGCGCCTCCTTCGGCGACGACACGCTCCTCGTGGAGCGCTGGATCGACCGGCCCCGCCACATCGAGATCCAGGTCCTCGCGGACGGCCACGGCAACGTGGTCCACCTGGGCGAGCGCGAGTGCTCCCTCCAGCGCCGCCACCAGAAGATCATCGAGGAGGCGCCGAGCGTGCTCCTCGACGAGGAGACGCGGTCCGCGATGGGCGAGGCGGCGGTCCAGGCGGCCCGCTCCTGCGGCTACCGCGGCGCGGGCACGGTGGAGTTCATCGTCCCCGGCAACGACCCGTCGTCGTACTACTTCATGGAGATGAACACCCGCCTCCAGGTGGAGCACCCGGTCACGGAGCTGGTCACGGGCCTGGACCTGGTCGAGTGGCAGCTGCGCGTGGCGGCCGGCGAGCCCCTCGGCTTCGCCCAGGAGGACGTACGCCTGACCGGGCACGCCGTGGAGGCCCGCATCTGCGCCGAGGACCCGGCCCGCGGCTTCCTCCCCTCCGGCGGCACAGTGCTCAGGCTCCGCGAACCCCAGGGCGACGGCGTGCGCACCGACTCGGGCCTCACCGAGGGCACGGAGGTCGGCAGCCTCTACGACCCGATGCTCTCCAAGGTCATCGCGTACGGCCCCGACCGGGCGACGGCCCTGCGCAAGCTCCGGGCGGCCCTGGCGGAGACGGTCACGCTGGGCGTGCAGACCAACGCCGGTTTCCTGCGCCGCCTGCTCGCCCACCCGGCGGTGGTCTCCGGCGACATGGACACCGGCCTGGTCGAGCGCGAGGTGGAGGACCTGGTCCCGACGGACGTCCCCGAGGAGGTCTACGAGGCGGCGGCGGCCGTCCGTCTGGAGGCCCTGAAGCCCGAGCCGGGCGGCTGGACGGACCCGTTCTCGGTCCCGAGCGGCTGGCGCCTGGGTGGCGCCCGCAGGCCACCCGCCTTCCACCTCCGCGTGCAGGACCCGCTGGAGTACACCCCACGCGGCACGGCCACGGTCACCGACGACCGGGTCGCGGTGACCCTGGACGGCGTCCGGCACACCTTCCACCGTGCCGCCGACTGGCTCGGCCGCGACGGCGACGCCTGGCACGTCCGCGACCACGACCCGGTCGCCGCGTCCCTGACCCGGGCGGGACAGGCGGGCGCCGACTCCCTCACCGCGCCCATGCCCGGCACGGTGACGGTGGTCAAGGTCGCCGTCGGCGACGAGGTGAGCGCCGGTCAGGGCCTGCTGGTGGTGGAGGCGATGAAGATGGAGCACGTCATCTCCGCCCCGCACGCCGGCAAGGTCACCGAGCTGGACGTGGCGCCCGGCAGCACGGTCGCCATGGACCAGGTCCTGGCGGTCATCGCACCGAACGAGGAGGCGGCGGAATGA